The Conexivisphaera calida genome includes a region encoding these proteins:
- a CDS encoding DUF504 domain-containing protein, whose amino-acid sequence MGRRKGLLEEVLSRALHADDPELYTVIFRDMDSLREMGLPEFMVESEGFSRIPASRIVEIRRIGVTVYRRSTGGGEVRSGRAALCPSGIAGGP is encoded by the coding sequence GTGGGCAGGAGGAAGGGGCTGCTGGAGGAGGTGCTGAGCAGGGCGCTGCACGCGGACGACCCAGAGCTCTACACGGTGATCTTCAGGGACATGGACTCCCTGAGGGAGATGGGGTTGCCGGAGTTCATGGTGGAATCGGAGGGCTTCTCTAGGATCCCGGCGTCCAGGATAGTGGAGATAAGGAGGATAGGCGTGACCGTGTACAGGAGATCCACGGGCGGGGGAGAGGTCAGATCCGGTCGAGCGGCTCTATGCCCATCAGGGATAGCAGGCGGCCCATGA
- a CDS encoding amidohydrolase family protein has product MSGGDRVDLIVRAPRILTMSELGIMEDGCVAVSGGVITYVGGGGSCPRSEERLDLAHHLLMPGLIDAHAYTYLLAAGRSSADAMGFRPGPDALYWSALFAYTTMLLSGVTTVRDSSHDPSILERAAQRSGIRVVASRLVEPGENAVPWSEITIRTMDGWSPGPPTPGTGRVALDVSDLESPFDVGLVRSASASIVAGASIPLGAARVLKDAGVGLVITPSQALRGRWTGGILRMRSVGVDAALGTGIRSLYAIPNLLDEARIALHLDAMGGFDPNPSPLIESMTSVAGSVLGGGVGRIAPGFRADMIALDLRKPHLRFPSGDLSSALLFSANRGDFDYVLVNGEIVVEDGRHRWLYPEGIARKLESVLSSS; this is encoded by the coding sequence GTGTCCGGCGGCGATCGCGTGGATCTGATCGTGCGGGCCCCCAGGATACTGACGATGTCCGAACTTGGGATCATGGAGGACGGATGCGTCGCCGTGTCCGGCGGCGTGATAACATACGTCGGAGGAGGCGGATCGTGCCCGAGGTCCGAGGAGAGGCTGGACCTGGCGCACCATCTCCTGATGCCAGGCCTGATAGATGCGCACGCCTACACTTACCTTCTCGCGGCCGGACGCTCCTCCGCCGATGCCATGGGATTTCGCCCGGGCCCGGATGCCCTCTACTGGAGCGCGCTCTTCGCGTACACCACGATGCTGCTGTCCGGCGTCACAACGGTGCGCGACTCCTCCCACGATCCATCGATACTGGAGAGGGCTGCGCAGAGGAGCGGGATAAGGGTTGTCGCGTCGAGGCTGGTGGAGCCGGGGGAGAACGCCGTGCCCTGGTCGGAGATCACGATTCGCACGATGGATGGCTGGAGCCCGGGTCCACCCACTCCCGGCACCGGAAGGGTTGCACTGGACGTCTCGGACCTCGAGTCGCCGTTCGACGTGGGCCTGGTGAGATCCGCGTCCGCGTCCATAGTGGCTGGCGCCTCCATACCGCTGGGCGCTGCCAGGGTCCTCAAGGACGCGGGAGTGGGGCTCGTCATAACGCCCTCGCAGGCCCTCCGGGGGAGGTGGACCGGCGGTATCCTGAGGATGAGATCCGTCGGCGTGGACGCCGCCCTGGGGACGGGGATCAGATCCCTGTACGCGATTCCGAACCTGCTGGACGAGGCCAGGATAGCGCTTCATCTGGACGCGATGGGGGGATTCGACCCGAACCCCTCGCCGTTGATAGAGTCCATGACGTCGGTCGCCGGCTCGGTGCTCGGCGGCGGCGTCGGCAGGATAGCCCCGGGATTCAGGGCGGACATGATAGCGCTCGACCTGAGGAAACCCCACCTGAGATTCCCCTCCGGCGACCTGTCCTCTGCGCTCCTCTTCTCCGCGAACAGGGGCGACTTCGACTACGTGCTGGTCAACGGGGAAATCGTGGTCGAGGACGGAAGGCACAGGTGGCTGTACCCGGAGGGCATCGCCAGGAAACTGGAGTCGGTGCTGAGCTCATCCTGA
- a CDS encoding succinate dehydrogenase/fumarate reductase flavoprotein subunit — translation MTETLNYDVIVLGSGIAGLRAALEVARVSKGKLRLAVISKVQVMRSHSVAAEGGSAAVLYPEKGDSFDLHAYDTVKGGDFLGDQDAVEMFVRLAPYEIMMLERWGLPWNRLEDGRVAQRPFGGHSYPRATFARDRTGFYEMQTLYDNLVRYAGQNVDLYEEHFMTKVIIEDGVFKGFYVIDMKTQDHKLFLGKAGIIATGGVGRLYGFSTYSLTVTGDGIAAAYSAGLPIKDLEFIQFHPTGLVPTGILVTEGVRGEGGILRNRLGERFMERYAPKFKDLASRDVVSRAIIREIMEGRGFKGPNGLDYAVLDFSPIGRERITERLPMMIELGKEFAGIDPRDEPLPVRPAAHYTHGGIHVDKYGRVPGVKGLWAAGESACVSIHGSNRLGANATMECAVYGMLTGAQAAEYAMAADDPPSASQSVIEEEATRISKLGEGTESPYGIRQDLWKIMDSYVYVFRDEQGLSTAVKQIKELKERVKKVRVTDSAKYYNEDLFRTLETLNMVALAEIVATGALARKESRGGHYRLDYPKRDDANWMKHTLAYYTPDGPVLTYIPVTVTRWQPEERKY, via the coding sequence GTGACGGAGACTCTTAATTATGATGTTATAGTGCTCGGATCAGGGATAGCCGGGCTCCGCGCGGCCCTCGAGGTTGCGAGGGTCAGCAAGGGAAAGCTCAGGCTGGCGGTCATCTCCAAGGTCCAGGTCATGAGGTCGCACTCAGTGGCCGCAGAGGGAGGATCCGCGGCGGTGCTGTACCCGGAGAAGGGCGACAGCTTCGACCTGCACGCCTACGACACCGTGAAGGGCGGCGACTTCCTGGGGGACCAGGACGCCGTTGAGATGTTCGTCAGGCTGGCGCCATATGAAATAATGATGCTCGAGAGGTGGGGCCTGCCTTGGAACAGGCTGGAGGACGGCAGGGTGGCGCAGAGGCCGTTCGGCGGCCACTCGTACCCCAGGGCGACGTTCGCCAGGGACAGGACGGGCTTCTACGAGATGCAGACCCTCTACGACAACCTGGTCCGGTACGCGGGCCAGAACGTGGACCTGTACGAGGAGCACTTCATGACCAAGGTGATAATAGAGGACGGAGTCTTCAAGGGCTTCTACGTCATAGACATGAAGACCCAGGACCACAAGCTCTTCCTGGGGAAGGCCGGGATAATTGCGACCGGCGGCGTCGGCAGGCTCTACGGGTTCTCCACCTACTCGCTCACCGTCACGGGGGACGGAATAGCGGCGGCTTACTCGGCGGGCCTCCCAATAAAGGACCTCGAGTTCATACAGTTCCACCCGACCGGGCTGGTCCCCACGGGGATCCTCGTCACGGAGGGCGTCAGGGGCGAGGGAGGGATCCTCCGCAACAGGCTCGGGGAGCGCTTCATGGAGCGCTATGCGCCGAAGTTCAAGGACTTGGCCTCGAGGGATGTCGTGTCGAGGGCCATAATACGCGAGATAATGGAGGGCAGGGGCTTCAAGGGACCGAACGGGCTTGACTACGCGGTCCTGGACTTCAGCCCGATAGGGAGGGAGAGGATAACCGAGAGGCTGCCCATGATGATAGAGCTGGGCAAGGAGTTCGCGGGGATAGATCCCAGGGACGAGCCACTCCCCGTGAGGCCCGCGGCGCACTACACCCACGGCGGCATACACGTCGACAAGTACGGCAGGGTGCCGGGCGTCAAGGGGCTCTGGGCGGCCGGCGAATCGGCCTGCGTGAGCATACACGGATCGAACAGGCTGGGCGCGAACGCCACAATGGAGTGCGCCGTCTACGGCATGCTGACGGGTGCGCAGGCGGCCGAGTACGCCATGGCCGCGGACGATCCGCCCAGCGCATCGCAGTCGGTGATAGAGGAGGAGGCCACGAGGATCAGCAAGCTCGGCGAGGGGACGGAGAGCCCCTACGGCATCAGGCAGGACCTCTGGAAGATAATGGACTCATACGTCTACGTGTTCAGGGACGAGCAGGGCCTCTCGACCGCGGTGAAGCAGATAAAGGAGCTGAAGGAGCGCGTGAAGAAGGTCAGGGTGACGGACAGCGCCAAGTACTACAACGAGGACCTCTTCAGGACCCTCGAGACCCTGAACATGGTGGCGCTCGCCGAGATAGTGGCGACAGGCGCGCTCGCCAGGAAGGAGAGCCGCGGCGGACACTACAGGCTGGACTACCCGAAGAGGGACGACGCCAACTGGATGAAGCACACCCTGGCGTACTACACTCCGGACGGGCCAGTGCTCACCTACATACCGGTGACCGTGACCCGGTGGCAGCCGGAGGAGAGGAAATATTAG
- a CDS encoding succinate dehydrogenase: MRESTLMWIQYITGLGILVLGALHFASLTFLAPGGYTGALDYTTVISRYTDPLWAAALEAFLALLSYHVFNGFRIMLLELNQGSGWSKAVNVTMFLAALVVFLYGTRTIITFYLGGVV; encoded by the coding sequence ATGCGTGAATCTACCCTCATGTGGATCCAATACATAACGGGACTCGGCATACTGGTGCTGGGCGCGCTCCACTTCGCCTCCCTGACGTTCCTAGCGCCGGGAGGATATACTGGCGCCCTCGACTACACCACAGTCATCTCCAGGTACACCGACCCGCTCTGGGCGGCGGCGCTCGAGGCGTTCCTGGCACTGCTGTCGTATCACGTCTTCAACGGCTTCAGGATAATGCTCCTGGAGCTGAACCAGGGCAGCGGCTGGTCCAAGGCGGTCAACGTCACCATGTTCCTGGCGGCGCTGGTCGTCTTCCTCTACGGGACCAGAACGATAATTACCTTCTACCTGGGAGGTGTGGTGTGA
- a CDS encoding succinate dehydrogenase/fumarate reductase iron-sulfur subunit, whose protein sequence is MATSEQKPQEQKPLEFKIPNLEGVEKPIKNVVFRVSRFDPDKDSKPYYKDYEVPVYRFTTVLDGLMYIKYNLDPTLAVRYSCRMGVCGSCAMVVNGRERLACKTNVLSLNSSIVTVRPLNNLPLIRDIVTDLRPFLEKHRKVMPYIIRDDIEAHQDREFLQSPAELDEYMMLTDCIKCGLCYSACPTTATDELFLGPQALAQAYRYTIDSRDAGAKQRFEVVDSPHGVWRCHFAGACSAACPKGVDPAFAIQQLKKLILYRRGAMEKRKPAPESDKVREGISVEEVVKNIPKEWPSPPAPK, encoded by the coding sequence ATGGCGACCTCGGAGCAGAAGCCACAGGAGCAGAAGCCCCTCGAGTTCAAGATACCGAACCTCGAGGGCGTCGAGAAGCCGATAAAGAACGTCGTGTTCCGCGTGTCGAGGTTCGATCCCGACAAGGACTCCAAGCCCTACTACAAGGACTACGAGGTTCCCGTCTACAGGTTCACGACGGTGCTCGATGGCCTGATGTACATCAAGTACAACCTGGATCCAACGCTCGCCGTCAGGTACTCCTGCCGCATGGGAGTCTGCGGCTCATGCGCCATGGTCGTCAACGGCCGCGAGAGGCTCGCCTGCAAGACGAACGTGCTGTCGCTCAACTCCAGCATAGTTACCGTCAGGCCGCTCAACAACCTGCCGCTGATAAGGGACATAGTTACCGATCTGAGGCCATTCCTGGAGAAGCACAGGAAGGTTATGCCCTACATAATAAGGGACGACATAGAGGCACACCAGGACAGGGAATTCCTCCAGAGCCCGGCGGAGCTGGACGAGTACATGATGCTGACCGACTGCATAAAGTGCGGCCTCTGCTATTCTGCATGCCCGACGACCGCGACGGACGAGCTGTTCCTTGGTCCACAGGCGCTGGCCCAGGCGTACAGGTACACGATCGACAGCAGGGACGCCGGCGCAAAGCAGAGGTTCGAGGTCGTGGACTCGCCGCACGGAGTCTGGAGGTGCCACTTCGCCGGCGCGTGCAGCGCCGCGTGCCCCAAGGGGGTCGATCCAGCCTTCGCCATACAGCAGCTGAAGAAGCTAATACTGTACCGGCGCGGCGCAATGGAGAAGAGGAAGCCGGCCCCCGAGTCGGATAAGGTGAGGGAGGGCATATCGGTGGAGGAGGTCGTGAAGAACATACCCAAGGAGTGGCCCTCCCCGCCCGCTCCCAAGTGA